The following is a genomic window from Anopheles aquasalis chromosome 3, idAnoAquaMG_Q_19, whole genome shotgun sequence.
GTAGCCCAGGTACACAGCACGGAGTCGCGGACGCCAGCAgctcgacgacaacggcgacaacgaccacgaacACGGTCCGTGCGGTCCGTGTTCCGTTTTCTCCACCTTattttggaaaaatcaatatcgctcaccaccaccaccaccaacacctctTGCACCGCACTGCCCGCTACCACCCCTGTTCCACCCCGGAAAAACTCACTCCTCGCGCTCACTCGCCTCTCGTCGTATAGTGAGTAATGGTGGTGAGTTTCGGCTCTTTGTCACCACTAGCGAAGTCCTAGCAGCGCTGTTCCAACGGCGATCCAAGTAGCCACAGCCGCTTTCCTTCTTCACGATGCTCCTGCGAGAGGTGCGGACCAGTTGGCGACGTGTAAAACAACGGACGGATTCACGGTAcggaaccaacaaaaaaaaaacaaacgacgcTACTCTAACGCTACAAAAAACGACGATGGTGCCGGACCACGGACTACTGGGTACATGCGTGCCGTACCGACACCGGACTTACTAAACTCGGTGACATCGCGCCGCACATCGCGCCACGCCGAATATGAGTTACTCACctcgaacgcacgcacgcatcctGCCGCTGGTGGATGAAGTATCGTAATTTCGCTGCTCGCGGCGTTTGCTATCCGCCTCTCCGCCCGCTCGGTCCACGGTTGGTGCGCACGTGAGCCTGTAAggaccacggcacggcacggcacggcacggcgcaTGTGCCCGGTGGCACTCAGGATCGTGTTCATCCCGTTGTCAAAAATAGGGGCTGCGGCCAGCCAGGCAGTTCACTCACTCTGGTCCGCAGGCAGCGCGCAGAATAAATATGGTCCCTCCCGATTCCACGGCGAGTTTCGGGGTTTTTGTCGTTCCCGTATTCTTCGCCAAGAAAAAGGGGTGCCAGCagggaactgctgctgcttgcttgctttgccgGTGGACAatgccaaggggggggggggggggggcatcggCCGGTCCGATGATTCATCGTTTGGCGTCCGGaatcttttatgttttcccttACAGTCAATCGGCAATCCGGAGGATTGCGACAGGGACAGAAACCTTACGCCCGAGAACGTTGGTTTGTTGTCTCATCGTGTTCTCCCTCCCcggtttcgccattttccatccccttCAGGAGGCCAGCAGTTCTGGCGTTGGACGTTTTAATAATTTACACATTTCTTTCAATCCACTGCGTGTGCACTGCAGGCCTGGTACGCATTAGCGCGAACGCGCGCTCGGTTGTGATTGGCAAGGGGATGGGCGTAATTTGCAGCAATTAGCACGGgcccgggcagcagcagcagcagcagcgccccTTGCCCACATGCACATGAGTGATGAGCGTGTGCTAATCGAAGGAAGAGATTTCCATCAGCATTTAACATCCTCGACGCTATCGCGACGGATAGCAGGATACGAGCGGCTTGAACAACCAATCCGTGCACTAGtggccttgctgctgctgctgctgctgctgccagcgttgtcgaatgtgtttttgtttgattggaATTCGTTCATTTGATATGATCTATTGGAAATTGCCGAACGCTTGATAAGGCCGATGGCATGACGTGCATAACGAGCTGATGGATCGCCCGCAGTCCGTCGCAGTTTGTGATGCATTCGGTTATTCGGTTCTCTCCCTTCATGTAGAACTATATGTAGAAGcaggtttttttctttattgtgGAACTGATTTGAACTCTTCTCGCCCTTGCCTGGCCGTCAAATGATCCCGTTTTGTTCTGCTTCacagtgggggggggggggagggggttttggtttttcataTCAAAATAAATGTATAAAACAgctaaatataaatatatcatTTCGATTTGTGTGTACCagcgtgtatgtatgtgtgtttttgttgcgtGTATTTGTGTAGGGGTGTGTATTGTGCGCCTGCAGGATAGGGCCGCCTATCCTTATCCACCGTTGATCCACCGGTTCTAAATACGTCCCAATTGAACGCTCCCAAAATCTCTGTTTGTGCCATTCAATCATCCACTGTTTATCCACCTCAACCAACATCCGACAGCCTCTGCAGGACTGCTAACCCGTCATATGTATATTATTGCATTCGGCGACGCCCTCCCATCTCGCCACTTTTCTTTATCGCTTGTCTTTTTTCTTCGTCAGCTTCATTTATGGCTTTCTAATGCCCAAATCGGAACAAATATAAGCTAGTGATTgatttcttcccttttctcgtACACTGCTTGAAATGGGACAGTTTGCTAAAGCTAAAGCTACAATCGCGAAGCGTACGTATAATTGCTATTCctgctaatgatgatggggGAATGGGTGATCATCACGCATCAAttgttgtttgtgattttTCTGCTGCAGCTAATTCGAAACAAAAGGCTTCTATTTGTTCTATGAAGTTGTTTTGGCTTTCACAAATAACAAACTAAACACACCCGTTATGTATGAGGTGGAGGAGCAtctacagaaaaaaaaacacgagcgTGATACATATTTTACTTTGCgagttttaatttgaaatcgTGTGTAAATATGTTTTGTATGTTGCTAAATACTGGTCACTGGATGCCATTttttatgatgattgatgcgtccacatttttcaaacaattatATGGTCTCCTTCATCACTCGTCCTCTCGTGTACCGTGCTTATTCcttatttgatttcatttgcatttccactACCAAAAAACCTTGCCAACAATTGTCCGCGATTCCTGCGCGGATTTCGCCACTCAAAGCTATCACACCGACAAGAAGCACAGCACGTTTCCTCATCACTAAAGCTTCCACACTCTATAGTTTTGTGATGCACAAAACCATCACCTCATTAGAGAATCCTTTTCTGAATAGAACTTTCGATACCATACAGTAAAAGGGGGGCTCTCCTACGAATTGATACACAGTTAAAGCGCTCGTAACAGTGGCTGCCTGATAGTAGCATCTAGTGGCCCTTTGGCATTGgcatttttgataaaaaaaaagagaccgCACTATAATATGGGGCGTCTGTTCGCTAGCCTACGCTATAGAGTGGAGCGGAGCAGAGTGATTATGTGAGTTTACTTAGCTAAGATATTGAGCGTTCGCGCATTTCCACGCCCGATCGGGCTATTCCTTCCCTCTTCCAAGCGTTCCCTTAAAGCCAAGAGTTTTCACAAATGTTTTCACCGAAGATCAAGCATCCTGCGCCTGGATCCACTGCCCTCCCTATTCTTTCCGTGTGACACGATTACTGGCATTATTAGTGGTGACTGTCTGGCGAGTAGCCGTCGTCTCACTGTTCCTATTAGTACTGACACCATCTTCGCCGGCTGCATCCTTGGTACTGAAGCCATCTTTCATATCCTTCTTGGCTTTCCCGGTGGAATCGGGACGATTCGCGCTAATGTCTATCACAATCGAAGGTGCGCGTGTTGGGGGAACGTCGGAACGCTTTCCACTGCCCGTGGTAGTGGAAGTGGTCTTTGCCATGGTAGCAGCattagtagcagtagcggtagtagtagttcTAGTAGCACTTGCGTCACTGCTGGTCGTCGTGCTACTGGAACTCATGACGGTATTATTATTACTCGGGACGGTGGTTTTGGAGGTTGGTTTGCCAGTGGCATTCGCCTCCTTTTTGGCAGGTTGAGCACTCGTGTTGACAGCAGGAGACGATGAAgcgccactgttgctgctgctgttggatggtGATGCTCCACTTACGGCGGTGGACCCTTTCCGACCGGTGTTGGGCGTAGTACCGGTAGCAGTCTTTTTCGCTGACGCACTAGCCGCCATCTTGCCCGGAGTGGTCGCACTTTTCTTCGGCGACGCTTTCGGTGACGATTCGGGCGTTGATTTCGGAGTCGAGCGCATACTCAACCGACGGCAGGGTCCGGGGGAGCTGcctgctgctccagcaccaccaccgccactggaCGATCCAAGATAGATGGCCGATCCGGTGCCTCCACTCACGCCACCACTCAGATCAACCCTCGACCCATGTATGGACGGTGGTGCAGATCCTACGGGAAATGGGAATGGGAAGAAATCGCTATCAACAATCAGCCGTGGAAGAAGCGCGTTCCGCCATCTTACCTGTGTAGGAGTATAGTCCCGCGGGACTGCTGCGTGGTCGGTACGTGctcacgatgctgctgctacgccgAAGCTCCGACAGCTCCCCGATGTCTATTTCGGCCGCATACTCACCGGCCGCCCGCGGATTGTCGGGATTACGGCTGCCAGTCGTTCCGCTACCGGGTTCACCGGTCGATCTTCGCTGTGCCGAAGCTTTACGTAGAGCTGGTGACGTCGGGCAGGACTGGGCACCACCGGGCGAACCGACACTGCGTACCGACAGCTGCGACGAGCTGGACGGTGACGTCGACAGGGAAGAGTTGTACTGTTTTTTGGACGAAAGACTCGACTTCCGAGATAcccggccaccgccgccgccgccgccaccaccaccaccaccgccacgtgaATCCTGCCGGCAGATTCCTGCACGCAGGTGACGGTGTTAATTCGTATTCGAAAATCGCTTACATAGTTTTGCCTCTACACGTAAAGCCAGTGAAGAATGAAGATGACGCttatggtgatggtgatgaaatgtAGAAGCTGACAGGAAAATGGATGCTTCTAGCAGGGTGAAGGGTGAACGAGTGATGAAGCTGAACGGTTATGAGGTAGAGTGTGAATGCTGTAAAGAAGAGATCGCagaagagaagcgaagcgGTGTGATAAGCCGTGGCAGAAGCGATGCGAACCGAAAGCTACTTATGGAACGATGAGCTaatgtgatgctgctgcttctactacCAACTAGCGGTCGTCTTACCGGTCGGACAGTCTTTACCAAACTTGCAGTGACCCTCGCAGACACCCTTACTCTCCAGGAGCTCCTCGTAGTAGTCCAGCGATAGGTAGCACTGCTCCCGGTCCGACGATTCCAGCGCCAAACTGGGAAACCGTTCCTTAAGCCGCTTCCTTTCCTGTCGAaaccaacgagagagagagagagagaaggagagcaagcTTATTACACTCCAGGACACACCAAGATGCGCACATTGGCCCGAAACCGACACTTACCTCTAGTAGTTTATTCGTTTCGAACTCCTGCAGCTGATTCTGGAAACCCAGGTTCGGATTAGCGATTGATCGCCCAGCACGTACGACCTAACAGGatcggagaaaaaaaagaattgtCAAGAAAAGTCCCGGATGCCCCTCCCGCGCGTTACCTTCAGTGCTTCCTTCCAGCTGAGTGGCGTGACGGCCATGATGTAGGCGacggccaccgtcaccgagcgGGACATGCCGGCCAGACAGTGGATCAGCACGTTGCCCTGCTTGAGGCGTGCCGAGTGGATGAAATCGTTACAGACGGAGAAGTACTGCGACAGATTTTGGTCCGGTTTGTCGGCGGCGATCACGCACAGATAGTGTTTGTCCTAGGGCACCAGCGGTCGCCGCGATGAAGACGGTAAGAAGAGATGTCAGAGAGCATGaaacacgataaatatatcgGCCACCAGGGCATCGTAATTGGTAACGGTAGCTTTGGGTTTGGGAATTCGCGCACGGCGTATAAATCTAACATTATGACAGATTCCTCGCTCCTTTCGTATATGGGGGCTTTGCTTGGTACAAAATTGAGGGCTCCCGAGGATCTGTTCGTGTTGCAAACTATAATTATGTTCCGAGTGGATTCATTCGGCAGTAGATCGCCCGGCTAAAAACTTGGGCTTCTAACGACCAATCTGCCGTCAGGTACTGGCCTAtagcatgctgctgccgtaaCGGAAGAGCTGAAGTATTAAACTTTTAATTTATGTATCCTTGGAGTCCCAAACACGCCGTTCGAAGAGTATATTTAAAgtatattattttaattatatttttgtagatatattttaaattaaactcaAGCACTGCATGCCTTTCGTCAAAGTATGCTGAAACGCAAGGCCTTCCCAAAAAACTAATCACCACTTCACAGAGATTTTCATATTCAATCATAGTAAACATATTCATGCGAGTGTGAAAAGTTGCAAAAAGGGGTCCTGGCTGAATCCTTCATTTCAGTGAAGCCATTCCGCGGTGCTGCAGCTGGCACGGTCTAGCGCCTTCATCGGTTTCGCCAATTTCATTTTAGTGTCCCCAGGAcgcctgtctgtgtgtgtgtatgtgtgagtgcaTTCAAGACTCGAAACCTAGTTGAACTTTCCATTGACAGCCCGTTGACGCGGGGACAAGGAGCCGGCAAACTGCTCTGGATATTAGAAAAGCCCGTAACGGAAATGTGCAAAAAAGT
Proteins encoded in this region:
- the LOC126577768 gene encoding uncharacterized protein DDB_G0271670 gives rise to the protein MGNGMNKVMPGLYIGNYRDSKDFQQLDRHGITHIVSIHDSPRRFHPDKHYLCVIAADKPDQNLSQYFSVCNDFIHSARLKQGNVLIHCLAGMSRSVTVAVAYIMAVTPLSWKEALKVVRAGRSIANPNLGFQNQLQEFETNKLLEERKRLKERFPSLALESSDREQCYLSLDYYEELLESKGVCEGHCKFGKDCPTGICRQDSRGGGGGGGGGGGGGRVSRKSSLSSKKQYNSSLSTSPSSSSQLSVRSVGSPGGAQSCPTSPALRKASAQRRSTGEPGSGTTGSRNPDNPRAAGEYAAEIDIGELSELRRSSSIVSTYRPRSSPAGLYSYTGSAPPSIHGSRVDLSGGVSGGTGSAIYLGSSSGGGGAGAAGSSPGPCRRLSMRSTPKSTPESSPKASPKKSATTPGKMAASASAKKTATGTTPNTGRKGSTAVSGASPSNSSSNSGASSSPAVNTSAQPAKKEANATGKPTSKTTVPSNNNTVMSSSSTTTSSDASATRTTTTATATNAATMAKTTSTTTGSGKRSDVPPTRAPSIVIDISANRPDSTGKAKKDMKDGFSTKDAAGEDGVSTNRNSETTATRQTVTTNNASNRVTRKE